GCAGGGCCAGCAGCGCCGCCACCACCAGCCCCGCCGCCATCACCAGATGGGCGGGCCAGAGCGGCAACTGCAGATCGGCCGTGGTTTCGCCCGAACGCAGCAGCAGATCGGTGCCGAGCACGCCGGACCGGGCGAGCAGCACGGCGCCGGCCAGCGCCCCCGCCCCGCCCAGAACCGCCACCACCGCCGCCAGCGGCCGCGGCAGGGCCCGGGCGACATCGATCCGGATCAACTCGTCGGCCGCGATGGCGGCGGCGATCCCCCAGCAGGCGGCGATGCCGCCGGTCAGCCGGACCAGATCGAAACCGTCGGGCACGGCATAGCCGAAAAGATAGCGGGCAAGGGCCGTCACCCCGCCCGCCACCACGGCAAGACCCAGTGCGGCAGCCGCCGCCCTGCCGGCGAAGCGCCCGGCGGCCGCCACCCCTCGTGTCAATGCCGCCTGCATCCGGTCAACGCCCGGCGGGCGACGGTGCCGCCGCGATCGCGGCCTCGAGATCCGCCAATGCCGCAGCGCCGTCGATGCCCTTGGCGGTGGCATCGGCGATCCACTGGGTCCGGAAGGGCTTGCCGGTTTCGGCCCAGAGCGCACGCTGCGCCGCATCGGGAGTGGTGAACACCTGGTTCGGCAGGCCGGCAAGCGTCGCCCGGCCGGCGCGTTCCCAATCGCCCCAGGCGGTGGACAGGCGCACGGCGTCAGCCACCGAGCAATGGGCGTCGACCGCCGCCCTGGCATCGCCGCTCAGGCCCTGATACCAGCGGGTATTGGCAAGGTAGAGCACCGGCACGCTGTAGAGCGGCAGATCCATATGGTTGTTCAGCACCTTGTCGAGCCCGAAGGAGACCAGGGTGCCGTAGGCGAGCGTCGCCGCATCGATCACGCCCCGTGCCGCCGCCTCGCGCGCTTCGGGCGCGCTGATCGACACGGCGGATGCGCCCATCGAGGCGAAGAGCCGGCCGACCAGGGCCGAACCGGGACGCAGCTTCATGCCCTCCACATCCTCGGGCACCGTCACCGGTTGGCGGCTGTGCAGAATGCCGGGTTCCTGAACGATGCCGAGGCAATAGGTGACCTCGGGCATTTCGCGGGGGGCGAGCGGCCGGTACCAGCTGTCGAAGGGGGCCGCCGCCTGTGCGGCCGAAGGCACCAGGAAGGGCAGTTCCAGCACCGACACGATCGGGAAGCGGCCGGGGGTGTAGCCCGGCACCACCAGCGCCAGATCGGCGATGCCGCTGGCGACCATGTCGTAATGATCGCGCGCCTTGCCCAGCTGTTCGGCCGGGAAGACCTGCACCTCGAGCGTGCCCTTCGAATCGGCGGTCACCGCCTTCGCCCAGTCTTCCACCCCCTGATGCAGCGCATGGGTGGTGGGCACCCAATGGGCGAAGCGCACCGCCTGCCCCGCCGCATCGGCCCGATCGCCCAGCCCCAGCAGCATCGACGCCACCGCCAGGCCACACGTCATCATCCGCCGCATCCGCCTGCGGCGGATGCCCGTTGCCGTTTCCGTCATCTGACCGTCCCCTCGCCCTGTCTGACGTGCCCGCCCGATGATGCGCTGCCCGGTACCCGTCTGCTGCGATCATACAGTCTTATGGTTGAATGGACCGGCACATCTCTTCTGTGAGGGTTATATCAGCACGTATGGTTTTTCAAGGGGTTTGATCATCGCGGGACAGGCGCATACCCCGGCAACAGAAAGGCCCGCCGGAGGCCGGCGGGCCGGTTGGAGATCTGCAACGATCCATGCCCGTCCTGGGCAGGGATCAGGCCCTTTCGGGAAGGGATCAGGCCCTAGGGGGCAGGATCAGGCGATGCGGCGCTCGCGGCCGCCGCGGCGCTGCGACAGCCGGGCCGCCAGCTGCCGGCGGGCGGTATCCATCGCATCGCGGACGACCTGCACCACATCGTCGGGGCCGGAGACGCGCGGGCGGATACGGGTCACCACGATATCCGGTCCGGGCACGGCCATTTCCACCCGCACCGTCAGGCCCTGCACGCGATCGTCGGGGGTTCGGTTCGCTGCCTCGATCACGATCTGGAGCTGCTCGATACGACCGCCCATGCGGTAGAGAAGCTCAGCCCGATCGTGTATCGCCGTCTCGATCGCCGGGGAACGGTCGAGGTTGCGGAAAGTGATGGTCGGCGAACCTTTGGTCATGATCGGTCTCCATCTGGATCAGGGCTGCAGCCGAGGCGCCGCAGCCTCTATTGATCCACTTGGGCGCCCTTCCCGCGCAGTTCACGTCTTGACAAAAACTTCTTCTGCGTTCCTGGCCGTTCCGGGCTGCGACCTCCCGCCGCAGCCCAAAAACGCAATTTAATTTCAATGAGATGCCAGGATCTTCAAACCCACGATGCCAGAGACGATCAGCAGGATGCAGGCCAGACGTGCCGCCGTTGCCGGTTCGCCCAGCACGAAGATGCCGAAGAGCACGGTGCCGACCGTGCCGATGCCGGTCCAGACCGCATAGGCGGTGCCGAGCGGCAGGCTGCGGAGCGCCAGGCCCAGCAGCACCACCGAGGCGGTCATCGCCCCGACGGTCAGCACCGAGGGCCAGAGCCGGGTGAAGCCATGGGTGTATTTGAGCCCGACCGCCCAGCCGATTTCGAACAGGCCGGCGATGACGAGAATGATCCAGGACATGCGCGGAGACCTCCCGCATTGATGCGCAGGGTCGTCCCCGCAGAGGCGCCGGAGCCGATATCCGGAGGCAAGCCGGATCCGGGCGGAAGGTCGTCCTTCCGCGGCGCGTCACGATGCCAACCCATATAGCCGCCGCAGACGCCTGCGTCCAGCACGTGGATGGCTGGCCCCGGCGGCCACGGAATGCCAAGATGGCGAAAGCAGCGCTCCGCACACCGCAGAAGGGACAGGCGATGACGGCACGGACGGAGATCGCGGGACTGATCCTGAATGGCGGCCAGGCCGTCCGGATGGGCGGGGTCGACAAGGGTGCCCTGGAACTCGCCGGCCGGCCGATGCTGATCCATGTCATCGACCGCATCCGCCCGCAGGTCGGCCATCTGGCGATCAGCATCCGCGCCGGGCGCACGCTCCCCCGCATTGCCGGCGACGCGCCGCCCGGCTGCGCCTCGGGTGCGCTGCGGGCGCTGATCGATCAGCCCGGCCCGCCGATCGGCCCGATCGCCGGCATCGAATCAGGTCTCGCCTGGGCCGCCACGCTCACCCCCTGCCCCCGCGCCCTGCTGGTGGTACCCAACGACGCGCCGCTGCTGCCCGAAGATCTGGTGCGCGGCCTGCTCGCCGCCCTGCCCGCAGGCGGACCGCCGCGCCCGGCGGTCGCCGCCAGTTTCGGCCGCATCCATCCGGTGGTCTCGCTCTGGCCGCTGGCGCTGGCGCCCAGGGTCTCGGCACTGGCCGATACCGCCCGGGCCTGCGCCACCGGCGGCGGCAGGGCCGCCTCTCTGGGTGGGGCGCTGGCCGCGCTGGGGGCGGTTGCCGCCGACTTCCCCGCCCGCCGGGATGGCGGCGATCCCTTCCTGAACATCAACACGCCCACCGCCCTGGCGGTCGCCGATGCCGCGGCCCGGCGCGGCTGAACCCTCTCCCCACCTCGACATCACATAATACCGACATGAAACTGTCATGATTCCCGGGCATGATCCGCCGGACCTTTCCGACCAGGAGCACGCCCAGATGCAGATCACCGTCCACAAATCCGACGATGCCGTCACCCGGATCGTGCTCGAGGGCCGTCTCGACGTCGCCGGCAGCGCCACTGCCGAACTGCCCGTCTCCACCGCCTGCGGTGCCGCGAAGAACGTGATCGTCGACATGACCGACGTCGCCTTCCTGGCCTCGATCGGCATCCGCCTGCTGCTGGCCAATGCCAAGGCGGTCACCCGCCGCGGCGGCCGGATGATCCTGGTCGGCGTGCAGGATCAGGTGCGCCAGACCATCACCATGTCGGGCCTGGCCGACCTGCTGCCGATGGTGGACGATGAGGATACGGCGCGCCGGCAGATCGCCGGCTGACGCCGCCGCATCTCCTCTCCCCGGTCTCAATCTCAGGCCGCGGCCTGGCTCGCCATCCAGGCGCGCCAGCCGCCATGGCCGGTGATGTCGCGCGCCTCGGATGCCGCCGCCGCCTCGCAGATGAAGCCTGCGACCGCGCCGCCATCCTCCAGCACCAGCGTGCCCAGACCCAGCGGTGCGGCGATGCCGGTCACGAAACGGCCGAGCGCCGCCACCGGCATCCGCCAGATTTCGACCGCGATCCCGGCACCGCCCTCGTCCACCCGCACCAGCCCCGGCCGGGCGGGGGACAGCTGGTTCAGCGCATACAGCCGGTAGACCGGCGCCGTGGTCGCCGCCCGCACGAACTGCGCCCCGGCCGCGACCAGCTCGCCATTGAGCGGCAGCCCCGCCATATGGGCGCCGACCACGGCCAGATCGACCGTCCGCCCGGCCTCCACCGCTCCGCGCGGGCCCGCGGGCCCAAGCGGCAGCCCCGTGGCGCCGGCGGTCAGCCCGGCCGCCCGGTGCAGCCGGTCGCCCAGCGCCAGCAGCCGGCGATCGGCGAAAGCCGGCGCGAACAGGGTCACGCCGAAGGGCAGCCCGTCGTCGCGGAACCCGGCCGGCACCGCTACTGCGGCATAGTCCAGCAGGTTCATGAAGTTGGTGTAATAGCCCAGATTGCTGTTCAGCCGCACCGGGTCTGCCTCCAGCGCCGCCACGGTGTAGGTCGTGCCGGCCGTGGGGGTGATCACCAGATCGACCGCATCCCATACGGCATCGCAGACCTTGCGCAGTTCTTCCAGCCGGTACATGGCGCGGAAGGCGGCGACCGCGGTCACGCCACGGCCGCCCTCGATGATTCCGCGCACCACCGGATGGCCGGCCTCGGGATTGGCGGCCAGGAAATCCCCCACCGCCGCCGTGCGCTCCGCAACCCAAGGCCCTTGATAGAGCAGGCGCGCGACCTCGAGGAAAGGCGCGAGATCGATCTCCACCGCCTCGCCGCCCAGGCTTTCGAGCCGGGCGACGGACGCCGCGAAGAGCGGCGGGTTGAGCCGGTCGCCGAAGAATTCCAGCGCATCGGCGGCGGGCACGCCGAAGCGGAAGGCCGCGGGTGCCGCCGGCAGGGGCTGGCCCGCGGGCCAGGGGGCCGGGCGCGAATAGGGATCGGCCGGATCATGGCCGGCGGCCGCATCCAGCACCGCCGCGGCATCATCGGCGGTCTGGGCGAAGACGGTGACGCAGTCGAGCGAGCGGCAGGCCGGCACCACGCCGGCGGCGCTGACCAGCCCGCGGCTGGGCTTCAGCCCCACCGTGTTGCCGAAGGCGGCCGGCACCCGGCCCGAGCCGGCGGTATCGGTGCCGAGCGAGAACGAGACCAGCCCGGCCGCGGCCGCAACCCCCGATCCCGAACTCGACCCGCCCGAGACATACTCGGCATCGAAGGCGCTGCGGGGCGCACCCCAGGGGGAGCGCACGCCCACCAGACCGGTGGCGAACTGATCCAGATTGGTCTTGCCGATCAGCAGGGCGCCGGCCGCCACCAGCCGCGCCACGACCGTGGCTGACTGCTCAGGCACGTAGGTGAATTCGGGGCAGGCGGCCGTGGTCGGCAGCCCCGCCACATCGATATTGTCCTTCACCGCGAAGGGGATGCCCCAGAGCGGCAGCCCCGCGGGCCCGCGCGCCATCAGCGCCCGCGCCTCGGCCAGCAGATCCGCTTCGTCGCGCAGCAGGATCCAGACGGCAGGGTCGGGCCAGGCGCGGATCCGCTCGAAGGCGAGCCGCACCACCGTCACGGGGTCGGTCTCGCCCGCGGCATAGGCGGCGGAGAGCCGGGCAATGTCGAAGGCGGCAGGCAGGGTGTCGGTCATCGGGCGACGTCCTTAAACGGGCTGGTCGGATCTGGCGGTGCTGCGGGCGCGGGTGCCGACATAGGCAACGGAGGCGGCGCTGACCGTCAGCACATGGGCGCGGGTCTCGGCCGCGGCGGCCTCGGCATCGCCGCGCAGGATGGCCTGCACCATGCGGTCATGTTCCTCGCAGGACGAGGCGAGCCGGCCCAGAACGTTGAACTGGGCGCGCCGGAAGGGCGCCAGGCGCTTGCGGGTCAACCCGACCAGTTCCTCCAGATAGGAATTATGGGCGCCGGCATAGATCGCCTGGTGGAAGCGGGTGTTGAAGGCGGCATAGTCGTCGGTGGCGCCGGCCCGCACCGCAGCGGCGCTTTCCAGATGCAGCGCCTCCAGCCCGCGGCGTTCGGCGCCGGTCATATGCAGGGCGGCCAGCCGGGCCGCCGCGGCCTCCAGCTCGGCCATGGCCACGAACATCTCTTCCAGCCGGGCCTCGGACATCACCATCACCAGCACGCCGCGATTGGGCCGGCGTTCGGCCAGGCCCATGGTGCAGACCTGGCCCAATGCCTCACGCACCGGCGTGCGCGAGACATCGAAGCGGGCAGCCAGTTCATGCTCGTCAAGCCGCACGCCCGGCAGCAGGCGGCCTTCGATGATGTCGTCGGCAATCGCACGGGCAAGGGTATCGGCCAGGCTGCGACGCAGCCCGCCCGGCGGGCCGTCGGCGGCGGGTCGGATCTGATCGGTCATCGGGGGCCTTCGACTGCTGATGCGGGGGTCAGGGGCTGCATACGAGTTTGCATGCAAAGTGCCAAGTCGGCAAACGTCATATTTTTCTCTTTAAAAACAACATATTAATTCAATAACTCCGGAGAGTTCCTCCGGATTTTTCGGGCGCCGTCCTCATATATGATTATAAATTAATCATTGCATACAATTCATGCACATAAAATAGACAGACACATGCGGTCAGCCTCTGCGTCGGCGGCGCAACTGCCGGCTTCTTCTTTTTGAATCAATCCATTGCGACGTCCAGAGGCGCTTGGCACGCGGCTTGCGGACGGCGGATCAGACACGGCCGATCAGCCCCCATCGCCCGTCCGGCCCCACAGCCCGCCCGTCCCGAGGAGGATGCTCTCGTCATGGCCCATGATTTCTCCCTCAACCGCCGCACGCTGCTGAAGGGCGCCGGCGCGCTCGGCCTGCTCGGCGCCACCGCGGGCCTGCCGCTCAGGCGGGCTCTGGCGGCCGGCAAGCTGACGGTCGGCTTCATCTATGTCGGGCCGCGCGACGATTTCGGCTACAACCAGGCCCATGCCCAGGGTGCCGCGGCGGTGAAGGCGGCCTTCCCGAACGTCACGGTGCTGGAAGAAGAAAACGTGCCCGAGACGATCGAGGTCCAGAAGACCATCGAGAGCATGATCAATCTCGACGGCGCCGGACTGATCTTCCCCACCTCCTTCGGCTATTACGATCCGCACGTCATGAAGATGGCGGAGAAATATCCCGACGTGACCTTCCTGCATTGCGGCGGGCTCTGGGCCGAGGGGCATCCGAAGAACGCCCACAGCTATTTCGGCTATATCGACGAGCCGCAGTACCTGTCGGGCATCGTGGCCGGCCATGCCTCGAAGACGAAGAAACTGGGCTTCGTCGCCGCCAAGCCGATCCCGCAGGTGCTGCGCAACATCAATGCCTTCACGCTGGGCGCGCGGTCGGTCGATCCGACCATCACCACCCAGGTGATCTTCACCGGCGACTGGTCGATGCCGGTGAAAGAGGCCGAGGCCACCAACAGTCTGGCCGATCAGGGCGCCGACGTCGTGACCTGCCATGTCGACAGCCCCAAGGTGGTGGTGGAGACCGCCGAACGCCGGGGCATGTTCACCTGCGGCTATCACGCCACCCAGGCGCCGCTGGCGCCCAAGGGCTATCTCACCGGCGCCGAATGGAACTGGGAGAGCCTTTATCCCCGCTTCGTGAAGGACGTGCTGGCCGGCACCGACATCCCGTCGCTGGTTCGCGGCGGGCTGAAAGAGGGCATCGTCAAGACCTCGGCCTATGGTGCCGCGGCGCCCGAGGCCGGGCGCGCCGCGGCCGATGCGGTCAAGGCGCAGTTCATGGCCGGCGATTTCGCAATCTTCAAGGGCCCGATCAGGGACAACAAGGGCGGCACCGTGATCGCCGCCGGCACCACCCACGGCCAGACCGACATCGCGCTTGAAAAGATGGACTACCTGGTCGAGGGCGTGATCGGCGCCACCGCCTGATCGGCCCCCTCCCCCGATCGACTCCTCCCCCCGCATCCTCCATCGCCGTCAGGAAGTTGCGCAGCGCCATGCTCCAGGCCCGGACG
The window above is part of the Tistrella mobilis genome. Proteins encoded here:
- a CDS encoding NTP transferase domain-containing protein, whose translation is MTARTEIAGLILNGGQAVRMGGVDKGALELAGRPMLIHVIDRIRPQVGHLAISIRAGRTLPRIAGDAPPGCASGALRALIDQPGPPIGPIAGIESGLAWAATLTPCPRALLVVPNDAPLLPEDLVRGLLAALPAGGPPRPAVAASFGRIHPVVSLWPLALAPRVSALADTARACATGGGRAASLGGALAALGAVAADFPARRDGGDPFLNINTPTALAVADAAARRG
- a CDS encoding STAS domain-containing protein; this encodes MQITVHKSDDAVTRIVLEGRLDVAGSATAELPVSTACGAAKNVIVDMTDVAFLASIGIRLLLANAKAVTRRGGRMILVGVQDQVRQTITMSGLADLLPMVDDEDTARRQIAG
- a CDS encoding TRAP transporter substrate-binding protein, which produces MMTCGLAVASMLLGLGDRADAAGQAVRFAHWVPTTHALHQGVEDWAKAVTADSKGTLEVQVFPAEQLGKARDHYDMVASGIADLALVVPGYTPGRFPIVSVLELPFLVPSAAQAAAPFDSWYRPLAPREMPEVTYCLGIVQEPGILHSRQPVTVPEDVEGMKLRPGSALVGRLFASMGASAVSISAPEAREAAARGVIDAATLAYGTLVSFGLDKVLNNHMDLPLYSVPVLYLANTRWYQGLSGDARAAVDAHCSVADAVRLSTAWGDWERAGRATLAGLPNQVFTTPDAAQRALWAETGKPFRTQWIADATAKGIDGAAALADLEAAIAAAPSPAGR
- a CDS encoding HPF/RaiA family ribosome-associated protein, yielding MTKGSPTITFRNLDRSPAIETAIHDRAELLYRMGGRIEQLQIVIEAANRTPDDRVQGLTVRVEMAVPGPDIVVTRIRPRVSGPDDVVQVVRDAMDTARRQLAARLSQRRGGRERRIA
- a CDS encoding GntR family transcriptional regulator encodes the protein MTDQIRPAADGPPGGLRRSLADTLARAIADDIIEGRLLPGVRLDEHELAARFDVSRTPVREALGQVCTMGLAERRPNRGVLVMVMSEARLEEMFVAMAELEAAAARLAALHMTGAERRGLEALHLESAAAVRAGATDDYAAFNTRFHQAIYAGAHNSYLEELVGLTRKRLAPFRRAQFNVLGRLASSCEEHDRMVQAILRGDAEAAAAETRAHVLTVSAASVAYVGTRARSTARSDQPV
- the sugE gene encoding quaternary ammonium compound efflux SMR transporter SugE, giving the protein MSWIILVIAGLFEIGWAVGLKYTHGFTRLWPSVLTVGAMTASVVLLGLALRSLPLGTAYAVWTGIGTVGTVLFGIFVLGEPATAARLACILLIVSGIVGLKILASH
- the atzF gene encoding allophanate hydrolase, whose protein sequence is MTDTLPAAFDIARLSAAYAAGETDPVTVVRLAFERIRAWPDPAVWILLRDEADLLAEARALMARGPAGLPLWGIPFAVKDNIDVAGLPTTAACPEFTYVPEQSATVVARLVAAGALLIGKTNLDQFATGLVGVRSPWGAPRSAFDAEYVSGGSSSGSGVAAAAGLVSFSLGTDTAGSGRVPAAFGNTVGLKPSRGLVSAAGVVPACRSLDCVTVFAQTADDAAAVLDAAAGHDPADPYSRPAPWPAGQPLPAAPAAFRFGVPAADALEFFGDRLNPPLFAASVARLESLGGEAVEIDLAPFLEVARLLYQGPWVAERTAAVGDFLAANPEAGHPVVRGIIEGGRGVTAVAAFRAMYRLEELRKVCDAVWDAVDLVITPTAGTTYTVAALEADPVRLNSNLGYYTNFMNLLDYAAVAVPAGFRDDGLPFGVTLFAPAFADRRLLALGDRLHRAAGLTAGATGLPLGPAGPRGAVEAGRTVDLAVVGAHMAGLPLNGELVAAGAQFVRAATTAPVYRLYALNQLSPARPGLVRVDEGGAGIAVEIWRMPVAALGRFVTGIAAPLGLGTLVLEDGGAVAGFICEAAAASEARDITGHGGWRAWMASQAAA
- a CDS encoding TRAP transporter small permease subunit, which encodes MTRGVAAAGRFAGRAAAAALGLAVVAGGVTALARYLFGYAVPDGFDLVRLTGGIAACWGIAAAIAADELIRIDVARALPRPLAAVVAVLGGAGALAGAVLLARSGVLGTDLLLRSGETTADLQLPLWPAHLVMAAGLVVAALLALLRLLAPVEGDVKT
- a CDS encoding BMP family ABC transporter substrate-binding protein, translating into MAHDFSLNRRTLLKGAGALGLLGATAGLPLRRALAAGKLTVGFIYVGPRDDFGYNQAHAQGAAAVKAAFPNVTVLEEENVPETIEVQKTIESMINLDGAGLIFPTSFGYYDPHVMKMAEKYPDVTFLHCGGLWAEGHPKNAHSYFGYIDEPQYLSGIVAGHASKTKKLGFVAAKPIPQVLRNINAFTLGARSVDPTITTQVIFTGDWSMPVKEAEATNSLADQGADVVTCHVDSPKVVVETAERRGMFTCGYHATQAPLAPKGYLTGAEWNWESLYPRFVKDVLAGTDIPSLVRGGLKEGIVKTSAYGAAAPEAGRAAADAVKAQFMAGDFAIFKGPIRDNKGGTVIAAGTTHGQTDIALEKMDYLVEGVIGATA